The genomic window GGCGGAGTCATTGCAAATCGTTCTGCCGAATTAGATCAAATAGAAAAATTTAATCAACAGACAGGGCTGAAAACTATGGCTCATTTTAAAAACGTTGATGCAATACGTAGATCAAGACTTAAGAAATGCACAATTTTCGAGATGGACTCATCAGACGAGGGGGTAATGGAATGTCAAAATGAATATCTTTCACTAGCACAAAAAATGCTCGATAATGTTGAGCCTCTTGAAGCGGAACCTCTCAAAGATCGTGAAATTTTTGACCTACTTGGCTTTGACTAACCTCTAAAAGGAGCAAAGCCCTTGATCATTTAAGTCAAACCAACCAATTTCATCGACAATTCCCAGACCCGTTTTGCGGTGATGGGATCTGTCGCCCTTTCCGATAGTTCCTGTCGGAAACTTTCGCGGTTCTTCTTCTGACGATTGCCCCAACTCCAATGCACACCTGATACACCAAACTCTGGATTAGTTACAACCTGTGCAACCCGCTGCCCAGCCTTGGCCTGGGTGACATATCCACCAGTAATCAGCCTCTGGAATATAGGAAACAAAAACCGGAAGATTTTTGGTGTGTAGCGGAATAACGGTGTATCAGCCACACAACCAGGATAAAGAGAGGTAAATAAAATCCCTGATTGTTCATGTAGACGCCGGTGAAGCTCCTGCGTGGTGATCATGTTGCAGAGCTTGCTGTCTTTATATGCCTTGCCAGGCTTGAAGCTTTTGCCACTCGCCATACTGATAGGCGCATGAAAGCCTTGTTCAAAACCTGAAAGATTACCCAGATCAGCCGGTGCAGGGATCGGGATCTTGCCGCCAAGCTCCTTATAATTAGCAGTAACTGTGCCAAGAATGACCACTCGGGCAGCAGACAAATAAGAGCCACGCGCTGATTGAAAGACTTTTGCTTTGCCGAGGTTCTCAAGCAAAAGTTGAATCAGCAAGAAATGGCCGAAATGATTGGTTGCCATCGAAAGCTCATAGCCCTGAGCTGAGCGTTTCGGCTTGCGCAGCCTGGGCTGATAGACCGCGGCATTACAAACAAGCGCATCCAGCGGCTGCTCAAGCGAGCCGAGAAGGGTCTCGACTCCATCGCGAACGCTCTGGAGATCACTCAAATCCATCCTTAGATGAGTAAGTTGAGCGGCTGGAATACCAACCCTCTCGGCAGCGGCAACAGCTCGCAATGGATGTCGATTTGCAGTGATCACCTGCCAGCCTCGATAGACGAGTGCCTTGCAGGCATACAACCCGACGCCAGAGGTCGTGCCCGTGATTAAGACGGTGCCTGGAGAAGCTTGAGAAGAAGCCATCGACGCAGCCTTGAGAGCAGCAGGTTGGTATAGCTATAAAACTAAGCGCTGAGCTTCACTCTCGACGCAAGCAAAACAAAACTCAGCGCCAGATGACCCTCAAGCGATTCGGGGCGATCCACTGATCATGCTCGTCCATCAGACGAATGCCGCCTCCAAGGGTGAACAAGCGATCAAAACGTTGCTGAAGGGTGTTCAGCTGAGCAGATTCAAGGTTCAAGACGGCGACAAGTTCACCATGACGATCAAGACGTTCCTGATAAGCGATTGAGAGCTTGACCAGAGTCACAACACAAAGAGAAACCAGTCCAAGCTTCATGGTCAATGCCAAAAGGCTGAAATTAATCTCTCTGCGCTGCTCTTGCAGCTGCAACGTAGACGCCATGGTGACTGCATCCATCACCTCAGGATGCATCTGCTTACGGCGTCGCCGAGCTGTGCTTTTCTGTTTTGACCTGGGTCTAGCCAGGGAGGAGCCCAAGTTTATTCAACGGTTGACCGCTTGTAGCGCAGCAAACCTCAACTGCCAAGGGGCTAGACCCAATTAGTTTTAGGGCCTCAATCAAGCCTCATGAAGGGTTACGCCAAGGCGAAGAGCTAGCACACCGCAATGAAAAACAACCACGAGGCACAAACCGGCCAAGTCGACATTTGCAATATCAGTGATGCCCATGATGGAAGGGGAACGCTAGAAGCATCCATATTCTCCTCGCAAAACGGTACCTAAGACCAGTCTTCGCAAAGGCCTGTCACACCTATCAATGGCAACTCCTCCGTCGAATGGCATTGATCGATCAATCTCCCCACCATCCACTGACTAGAAAGACGCCTCTCAAAGCCCATTGAGAGCAAGCTCTCGCAGCGACTTTCTCGGAGGGAAAGGGTTCCTGAGATCAACTCATCAATAACGCCTTGCAGCAAAAAACATGGGCTCTTGAAACGCGGGGCTTAGCACTGAAACTTGCACTAGGAATAGTTAATGCCCCATCGCAAGGATCAGGGCCTGACGGCCAGTGCCAAAAGCAAGCAACAGCACGAGTGTTCTCAACATCCATGCCAAACTCTTGCCAGAAACCCGTTGAAGTCGAGACGCTGACCAATGAGCGGCCAGAGCCGCCACGCCACCGAGCAACAGCCCAATCCCTACAGAGCCCCGACCCTCGCTAAGAAACTGTAAAGAGGCCGCAGTCGCTGAACATGTCACAGCCAGGGTGCTTAAACGGATCGCCAAGTGAATAGGAACAGCCAAGCCATTCACCATCAAAGGCACCATCAACAAACCACCCCCCAAACCAAGCAAGCCTGCGGAAAATCCTGCGACACCGCCAACGAGCGCAAGACCCGGCAAAAAAAGAGTGGATTTGAGCTGCTGAGCTGCTTGCTGAGGCTCTGAACGAATCGTGGCAGCCACCACGAGATAGAGCCCCACCTGAAACGTCAGTAAAAGCCAGCCAGAAACATCTAAACCAATCTTGCTGAACAGCAGTGAAGACAAAAATGCGGCCACTGCGATGCTCAATCCAGCCTGAAGCTGAAATCCTCCAGCGAAGAGGTGGGTCAGGCTGCCACTCAACGCAGTAGGAACAATGGCGAAAGTACTGGTGGCCAAAGCCTGATGAGGGCTAAGCCCCATCCACAGCAGGAGGGGCGCAAAGATCAGACCGCCGCCAATGCCCAGCAGACCAGCCAGACCACCAGCCAACAGCCCCAAAGGCACAAACACCAGCCAATCCCACAACACCATCACTGCTCGATGCCGACAGCTGCATCCTGCCTAGTGGTTGGCTTCTGTTTCGGCGAACACGCCGAACTGCTCACCGCAACCACGCCGCAGGTGACCCACAGCTTCCATTGTTGCGGCGCCTGTGTAACTAAGACTCGCCCGGGAGTTGATGCGCCAAGACTTGAGTTGTTGCCGTTAGCTACAGGGAGGCTTACCTATCTGAGCGGAACTGCAGATTCTTGGGTCGCTGCTTGTTAGCAACAAGCCATCCAGGCAGCATTGAGAAAAAATGATCCAAGTGGAGAGCGGCTTCGCGATGGAGAGATCAATGGAACAGCGCATGGCTTGATAGATGAAAGAGGAGAAAGTTTTGATCGTTCAGCCTCCGCTATTGGCTGGCAGCTCCTCTTAGACCATCCACCAAACCTTGAGTTGCATCACATCGGTTAGGCAAGCTTTGCGCTGATCCAAATGTAGGCCTAATTCACAAAGCAAGACTGCCCATCACTAATAGACCGAAACTGCTCTATCAAACAGAAGATGAATGCCACTACTCAACTGTGATCAAGATCACAGGATTAGTTGAGACGGGTCACAACCAGATTGATTGCGCGGAGAGAGGGTATGTGCATTAGGAGGCGAAAGCCTCTGAAACTCATCAACCCTTTAAAATAATGATTAACAACAACCTCGTTCGCAATCAAGTCAAAGCTAATTGGGAAGACATAACAAGGAAGCGCGAGGATCATGCAATGACATTTGAATTAGAGAATAAAGTGCCAAGCATCCACCCAAAAGCAACGAATTGGCTTGACAATAATAATAGCAATTTTAATTTCAACCTTACCAAGGCCTCATCTCTAGTTAACAGTGGATGGGGGAAAAACTACGGCAACCAATTGCTAGACTCTAATCTATTAGATCCTATCAAGAATCCAAAGATCAAGTCATCTGATTTGATTGACATCGGCAATATTCGCATTCCAGAAATCAACTTGACTCAGCCACTGGAAATCGAAAACGATCTCATCCAACCTATTAATCCTGATGCTGCCGTTTCAACCGATATCGCGGATAGGCTCATTAACAATAGGGATGCAAGGATGGAAAATCTATGGTCTACCATTCGTGGAGGAATGTCTGGACACAACAATGAACATGACGACATACATGTACATGTTGGACAAGAAACTACTATTTGGCACGATGGTGGCAGTCTATTTACAATAACCACTGAAGGGGAAGATACATACACAACCGAGACAGATCCCAATGGTGAAAACACTTATTGGAGGAATGGGGAAGAGATTAGCGAAGA from Prochlorococcus marinus str. MIT 9313 includes these protein-coding regions:
- the psaM gene encoding photosystem I reaction center subunit XII, translated to MGITDIANVDLAGLCLVVVFHCGVLALRLGVTLHEA
- a CDS encoding protochlorophyllide reductase, with translation MASSQASPGTVLITGTTSGVGLYACKALVYRGWQVITANRHPLRAVAAAERVGIPAAQLTHLRMDLSDLQSVRDGVETLLGSLEQPLDALVCNAAVYQPRLRKPKRSAQGYELSMATNHFGHFLLIQLLLENLGKAKVFQSARGSYLSAARVVILGTVTANYKELGGKIPIPAPADLGNLSGFEQGFHAPISMASGKSFKPGKAYKDSKLCNMITTQELHRRLHEQSGILFTSLYPGCVADTPLFRYTPKIFRFLFPIFQRLITGGYVTQAKAGQRVAQVVTNPEFGVSGVHWSWGNRQKKNRESFRQELSERATDPITAKRVWELSMKLVGLT
- a CDS encoding sulfite exporter TauE/SafE family protein; the protein is MVLWDWLVFVPLGLLAGGLAGLLGIGGGLIFAPLLLWMGLSPHQALATSTFAIVPTALSGSLTHLFAGGFQLQAGLSIAVAAFLSSLLFSKIGLDVSGWLLLTFQVGLYLVVAATIRSEPQQAAQQLKSTLFLPGLALVGGVAGFSAGLLGLGGGLLMVPLMVNGLAVPIHLAIRLSTLAVTCSATAASLQFLSEGRGSVGIGLLLGGVAALAAHWSASRLQRVSGKSLAWMLRTLVLLLAFGTGRQALILAMGH